In the genome of Desulfuromonas sp. DDH964, one region contains:
- a CDS encoding M48 family metallopeptidase, protein MELVYTIKRSPNRKKLTITVERDRSVVVHAPESTSEEKIQAIVESKRKWIYEKTKHAQKYALPHPPGKELVNGESALYLGRQYQIEVVQNSSEEIRFEQRFLIPARLSAERKQVLRNWYMNKAREKILPRTKKFANDLGVAFTNAKIVDNRYRWGSCTIKDNINFNWRLIKAPMYVVDYVIIHELTHLLEANHTPRFWNIVRAQSSKMDKAKQWLLENGQILEEDI, encoded by the coding sequence ATGGAGCTGGTCTATACCATCAAGCGATCGCCTAACCGTAAAAAGCTGACGATTACCGTTGAACGGGATCGCAGCGTGGTTGTCCATGCGCCGGAATCCACTTCCGAGGAGAAGATTCAGGCTATCGTCGAATCAAAACGGAAGTGGATTTATGAAAAGACCAAACATGCGCAAAAATACGCATTACCTCATCCTCCGGGCAAAGAGCTGGTCAACGGCGAATCAGCACTCTACCTGGGCCGTCAATATCAGATCGAAGTAGTCCAAAACAGCTCGGAAGAGATTCGTTTCGAGCAACGTTTCCTGATCCCGGCGAGGCTTTCTGCTGAGCGCAAGCAGGTCCTGCGAAATTGGTACATGAACAAGGCCAGAGAAAAAATCCTGCCCCGGACCAAAAAGTTTGCCAATGATCTCGGAGTGGCATTCACCAATGCCAAGATCGTTGATAATCGCTATCGCTGGGGATCCTGCACGATCAAGGACAACATAAATTTCAACTGGCGACTCATTAAGGCACCGATGTATGTCGTGGATTACGTGATCATCCACGAACTGACTCACCTATTGGAAGCGAACCACACACCTCGGTTTTGGAATATCGTTCGAGCACAGTCCTCAAAAATGGACAAGGCAAAACAATGGCTACTCGAAAATGGTCAGATCCTTGAGGAAGATATTTGA
- a CDS encoding ATP-binding protein has translation MANDHEIGRVVAVDTAQVTIELNRDLKALTRSTYEGTIEVGSINSYVIIPVGSRRIVAMVTRVVLTEESELKADKTMVSLPSSRRLMKATMIGTIDEKEFKQGINLFPVLDSPVLITKREDLDAIFGKKCACEYDSDEPGYCIPVGRSAVFPDYDIKIDPDTFFGKHAAIIGSTGSGKSCSIATILQSVIEHPQVKQTRFVILDTNGEYRSAFQKVNGSHWNDAKPAFKSLYIPTDPNEKEKLAIPYWFMDSDDFVRIFRASPGVQRPVLLNALSSARNSSSTGTAWLQLREDLIKECNHILGYCSGGDKTNGRSIRQLCDGLAGYLDNPANADPVALIGEAYTSVTLEELKKVFSGIRDIAREGIKKEGEEYESYALIDIGKQKRIKDLINPLLSTLSRLPDGDESLSVATADCPSYFSRTDFRYRHIEEAMSRDDGSSSRARDNCSTMLMRIFRLLEDSRFEFLFGPSTKEWPQIKHSLAAFLRDLLGLESNPSGDLSDSESLQDNLLPFYDRQRKGSARSNVVIVDLSLLASEVLENVTALIGRLIHEFMQRLSFPESGIGRGEFPVVLVLEEAQNYIREGKRTEDDSISKQVFERIAREGRKFGLGLVVASQRPSEMSKTVLSQCNSFVVHRLQNPEDLRYFREIVPGIYGQLLEQLPALAPRSALVLGECVQAPALVEMREVDPAPRSKNPQFFKSWSTDGRIPNIEKICAKWENNLEKGGEEDEVPK, from the coding sequence ATGGCGAATGATCATGAAATCGGGCGTGTTGTTGCTGTTGACACAGCTCAGGTGACCATAGAGCTGAATCGAGACCTGAAGGCTCTCACTCGCTCAACATATGAAGGAACCATTGAGGTTGGGTCGATCAATTCCTATGTGATCATACCTGTTGGTTCCCGAAGAATTGTTGCCATGGTAACACGCGTTGTACTCACAGAAGAAAGTGAGCTCAAGGCCGATAAAACAATGGTGTCACTGCCTTCATCTCGACGCCTGATGAAAGCAACCATGATTGGTACGATTGACGAAAAGGAATTCAAGCAAGGGATCAATCTTTTCCCTGTATTGGACTCACCGGTATTGATCACAAAGCGGGAAGATCTGGATGCTATTTTCGGCAAAAAATGTGCCTGCGAATATGATTCTGATGAACCGGGATACTGCATCCCTGTGGGGCGCTCTGCGGTTTTTCCAGATTATGATATTAAAATTGACCCCGACACGTTCTTCGGCAAACACGCGGCAATTATTGGGAGTACCGGATCTGGAAAATCTTGTTCTATAGCTACAATTTTACAGTCTGTTATTGAGCATCCACAGGTGAAGCAAACACGATTTGTCATCTTGGACACGAACGGCGAGTATCGATCGGCTTTTCAGAAAGTGAACGGAAGCCATTGGAACGATGCAAAACCTGCGTTTAAATCCTTATACATCCCGACAGATCCTAACGAGAAAGAAAAGCTGGCGATCCCATACTGGTTTATGGATTCCGATGACTTTGTACGGATTTTCCGGGCCTCACCCGGTGTGCAAAGGCCAGTCTTGCTTAATGCCCTTTCCTCTGCACGCAACAGCTCCAGCACTGGGACCGCATGGCTTCAATTGCGTGAGGATTTAATCAAAGAATGTAACCATATTTTGGGTTATTGCTCTGGTGGTGACAAAACTAATGGAAGGTCAATACGCCAATTATGTGATGGTCTTGCAGGCTATCTCGACAATCCTGCTAATGCAGACCCTGTTGCATTGATAGGCGAAGCATATACTTCTGTCACCCTTGAGGAATTGAAGAAAGTTTTTAGTGGAATACGTGATATTGCTAGAGAAGGTATAAAAAAAGAAGGAGAAGAATATGAATCTTATGCACTAATTGATATTGGAAAACAGAAACGAATCAAAGACCTGATAAACCCTCTGTTGTCTACTCTGTCGCGTCTGCCTGATGGTGATGAGTCTCTCTCTGTAGCCACAGCTGATTGCCCCTCATATTTTAGCCGCACGGATTTCCGCTATCGACATATTGAAGAGGCAATGTCCAGAGATGATGGGAGCTCAAGTCGTGCAAGAGATAATTGCTCTACCATGCTTATGCGAATTTTCAGGCTTCTTGAGGATTCAAGATTCGAGTTTCTTTTTGGCCCATCAACAAAGGAATGGCCCCAAATAAAGCACTCACTTGCTGCTTTTTTAAGAGATTTGCTTGGTTTAGAAAGTAATCCATCTGGAGATTTATCGGATTCTGAGAGCCTTCAAGATAACCTGCTTCCGTTTTACGATAGGCAGAGAAAGGGGTCCGCAAGATCCAATGTCGTTATAGTTGATCTGAGCCTTTTAGCCTCAGAAGTTTTGGAAAACGTTACAGCTCTTATTGGGCGTCTGATTCACGAATTTATGCAACGCCTGAGCTTTCCGGAGAGTGGTATAGGGCGTGGAGAGTTCCCTGTTGTGCTTGTTCTTGAAGAGGCCCAGAATTACATCCGAGAAGGGAAAAGAACCGAAGACGACTCCATCTCGAAGCAAGTATTTGAAAGGATAGCACGTGAGGGGCGTAAATTTGGACTGGGATTAGTTGTTGCCTCTCAAAGACCAAGTGAAATGTCTAAGACTGTGCTTTCGCAATGTAATTCCTTTGTTGTGCATAGGCTACAGAATCCTGAAGACCTTCGGTATTTTCGCGAGATTGTCCCCGGGATATACGGGCAATTGCTTGAACAATTACCGGCATTAGCACCGAGAAGCGCTCTTGTGCTTGGAGAATGTGTTCAGGCTCCCGCACTGGTTGAAATGAGGGAAGTTGACCCAGCTCCTCGAAGCAAAAACCCGCAATTTTTCAAAAGCTGGTCAACCGATGGAAGGATTCCAAATATCGAAAAGATTTGTGCCAAATGGGAAAACAACCTCGAAAAGGGAGGTGAAGAAGACGAGGTTCCCAAATGA
- a CDS encoding SIR2 family protein, which produces MSSDKTEFSEYKIQIGTEDLIESKVMSLIAEDPNSADTDYSKAKKKLLEVLKETRVRMGTLLKTDNVSFLIGAGASISAGGVSLANIPKPLEDALLAEVESEKTKSDAPKWIHCFYETVSLLSGKSYTFDDRQAKCPLADDKKTEAICINLEDYLSHLHMWRSSIGSLTDAIKISRTGADDLVLGKGNLEALIRKITGCLTDLINLPAAGYEGELDVHRKFIKKILTRPLNLRRANLFTLNYDTLIEQGADAEGAVLVDGFVGNMKRVFRPESYDLDFYFPAQTTEGRVHRFDRALHLYKLHGSITWHRTDQGWENPYGLFATFFNQQCKDDDVLIYPSPLKYGQALGLPYSELFRRFGNAVVQPQSVLFTIGYGFGDEHVNAIIRQALAIPSFTLIIVDPNPSSDFVKELQKIGDERVWIVSGWNIGTFGNFVKQLLPDLREEEIDAKVMKTFKALAFKETQPEVDDGE; this is translated from the coding sequence ATGAGTAGCGATAAGACCGAGTTTTCAGAATATAAAATACAAATTGGCACAGAGGACTTGATTGAATCGAAGGTCATGTCGCTTATTGCCGAAGACCCGAATTCTGCAGATACTGATTATTCAAAAGCTAAAAAGAAACTGCTCGAGGTGCTGAAAGAAACCCGAGTACGTATGGGAACGTTATTAAAGACTGACAATGTTTCCTTCCTGATTGGCGCTGGCGCTTCAATATCTGCTGGCGGTGTCTCTTTGGCCAATATCCCCAAGCCTCTTGAAGATGCTTTGCTCGCAGAGGTCGAGAGCGAAAAAACAAAGTCAGATGCGCCGAAATGGATACACTGTTTTTACGAAACAGTTTCCCTGCTATCAGGGAAAAGTTATACCTTCGACGACCGCCAAGCAAAATGCCCATTGGCTGATGACAAGAAAACCGAGGCTATTTGTATAAACCTTGAAGATTACCTGAGTCACCTTCATATGTGGCGCTCAAGTATCGGGAGTTTGACGGATGCAATCAAAATTAGCCGTACCGGCGCTGACGATCTGGTACTGGGAAAAGGCAATCTGGAAGCGCTAATCCGAAAAATTACAGGTTGCCTAACCGATCTTATAAATCTCCCTGCAGCAGGTTATGAAGGCGAATTGGATGTCCATAGAAAGTTCATTAAGAAGATATTGACCAGACCTTTGAATCTTCGACGGGCCAACCTCTTCACGCTCAATTATGACACCCTGATTGAACAGGGAGCTGATGCTGAAGGCGCGGTGTTGGTTGATGGTTTTGTCGGCAATATGAAGCGAGTGTTTCGGCCTGAATCTTACGACCTTGATTTTTATTTCCCGGCACAGACAACTGAAGGCCGAGTTCATCGATTTGACAGAGCTTTACACCTATACAAACTTCACGGGTCAATTACATGGCATAGAACCGATCAGGGCTGGGAAAATCCGTATGGTCTGTTTGCAACCTTTTTCAACCAGCAATGCAAAGATGATGACGTTCTGATATATCCATCACCGCTAAAATATGGGCAGGCTCTTGGGTTGCCATATTCTGAATTGTTCCGCCGATTTGGAAATGCGGTTGTCCAGCCCCAATCCGTTCTTTTCACTATTGGATACGGGTTTGGTGATGAGCATGTTAATGCGATTATTCGACAGGCATTAGCAATACCAAGTTTTACCTTGATTATAGTGGACCCCAACCCGAGCAGCGATTTTGTGAAGGAACTGCAGAAAATTGGTGATGAACGGGTTTGGATCGTTTCGGGGTGGAATATCGGTACATTTGGCAATTTTGTTAAGCAGCTGCTTCCTGATCTCAGAGAAGAAGAAATTGATGCCAAAGTCATGAAGACCTTTAAGGCTCTCGCCTTTAAAGAAACCCAGCCGGAGGTCGACGATGGCGAATGA